From the genome of Pygocentrus nattereri isolate fPygNat1 chromosome 25, fPygNat1.pri, whole genome shotgun sequence, one region includes:
- the sord gene encoding sorbitol dehydrogenase isoform X2, which yields MDPDNLSVVLHAKGDLRLEQRPIPEPGPDEVLLQMHSVGICGSDVHYWVHGRIGDFVLKEPMVLGHEASGRVVRVGTGVTHLKPGDRVAIEPGVPREMDEFFKSGHYNLSPSIFFCATPPDNGNLCRYYIHKASFCYRLPDNVTYEEGALIEPLSVGIHACRRAGITLGSLVLICGAGPIGLVSLLVAKAMGASQVVISDLSADRLAKAKELGADILLPVKREDLPEEMAKRVESMLGGMPHVSIECTGVESSIQTAIYATRSGGVVVLVGLGASMTTVPLLNAAVREVDIRGVFRYCNTWPTAIAMLASKRVNVKPLVTHRFPLEQAVQAFETTRQGLGVKVMLKCDKNDQNP from the exons ATGGACCCCGACAACCTCTCCGTGGTTTTGCACGCAAAAGGCGATCTGAGGCTG GAGCAGCGCCCGATCCCAGAGCCTGGACCAGACG AGGTGCTGCTCCAGATGCACTCTGTGGGCATCTGTGGCTCTGATGTGCACTACTGGGTGCACGGGCGGATTGGAGATTTTGTCCTGAAGGAGCCAATGGTGTTGGGGCACGAGGCCTCTGGCCGCGTGGTCAGAGTGGGCACAGGAGTGACCCACCTCAAACCAG GGGACAGGGTGGCTATTGAACCTGGAGTGCCCCGCGAAATGGACGAGTTCTTCAAATCTGGCCACTACAACTTGTCACCGTCCATATTCTTCTGCGCCACACCGCCGGATAATGGGAACCTTTGTAGATACTACATACATAAAGCCAGCTTCTGCTACAG ACTCCCTGATAATGTGACCTATGAGGAAGGAGCGCTCATTGAGCCGTTGTCTGTGGGGATCCACGCCTGCAGGAGAGCCGGCATCACCCTGGGCAGCTTGGTGCTCATCTGCGGAGCAG GACCAATTGGGCTGGTCAGTCTGTTGGTGGCTAAAGCTATGGGTGCATCTCAAGTGGTAATAAGTG ATCTTTCTGCTGATAGACTGGCCAAGGCTAAGGAATTAGGTGCTGACATCCTGCTTCCTGTGAAGAGAGAGGATCTACCAGAGGAAATGGCTAAACGTGTGGAGAGCATGCTGGGTGGAATGCCTCACGTCAGCATAGAGTGCACCGGCGTAGAGAGCAGCATTCAAACAGCCATCTAT GCCACTCGCTCTGGGGGAGTAGTGGTGTTGGTGGGGCTCGGTGCTAGCATGACCACAGTGCCTCTCCTCAATGCAGCGGTCAGAGAAGTGGACATCAGAGGCGTGTTCCGCTACTGTAACAC ATGGCCTACGGCAATTGCAATGCTGGCTTCCAAGCGGGTCAATGTGAAGCCCCTGGTCACCCACCGCTTCCCGCTGGAGCAGGCTGTGCAGGCGTTTGAGACGACGAGACAGGGACTCGGTGTCAAAGTCATGCTGAAGTGCGACAAAAATGACCAGAACCCATAA
- the sord gene encoding sorbitol dehydrogenase isoform X3, with translation MDPDNLSVVLHAKGDLRLEQRPIPEPGPDEVLLQMHSVGICGSDVHYWVHGRIGDFVLKEPMVLGHEASGRVVRVGTGVTHLKPVFYHFLPLKGDRVAIEPGVPREMDEFFKSGHYNLSPSIFFCATPPDNGNLCRYYIHKASFCYRLPDNVTYEEGALIEPLSVGIHACRRAGITLGSLVLICGAGPIGLVSLLVAKAMGASQVVISDLSADRLAKAKELGADILLPVKREDLPEEMAKRVESMLGGMPHVSIECTGVESSIQTAIYATRSGGVVVLVGLGASMTTVPLLNAAVREVDIRGVFRYCNTSCPENAKANDV, from the exons ATGGACCCCGACAACCTCTCCGTGGTTTTGCACGCAAAAGGCGATCTGAGGCTG GAGCAGCGCCCGATCCCAGAGCCTGGACCAGACG AGGTGCTGCTCCAGATGCACTCTGTGGGCATCTGTGGCTCTGATGTGCACTACTGGGTGCACGGGCGGATTGGAGATTTTGTCCTGAAGGAGCCAATGGTGTTGGGGCACGAGGCCTCTGGCCGCGTGGTCAGAGTGGGCACAGGAGTGACCCACCTCAAACCAG TCTTTTATCACTTCTTGCCACTCAAAGGGGACAGGGTGGCTATTGAACCTGGAGTGCCCCGCGAAATGGACGAGTTCTTCAAATCTGGCCACTACAACTTGTCACCGTCCATATTCTTCTGCGCCACACCGCCGGATAATGGGAACCTTTGTAGATACTACATACATAAAGCCAGCTTCTGCTACAG ACTCCCTGATAATGTGACCTATGAGGAAGGAGCGCTCATTGAGCCGTTGTCTGTGGGGATCCACGCCTGCAGGAGAGCCGGCATCACCCTGGGCAGCTTGGTGCTCATCTGCGGAGCAG GACCAATTGGGCTGGTCAGTCTGTTGGTGGCTAAAGCTATGGGTGCATCTCAAGTGGTAATAAGTG ATCTTTCTGCTGATAGACTGGCCAAGGCTAAGGAATTAGGTGCTGACATCCTGCTTCCTGTGAAGAGAGAGGATCTACCAGAGGAAATGGCTAAACGTGTGGAGAGCATGCTGGGTGGAATGCCTCACGTCAGCATAGAGTGCACCGGCGTAGAGAGCAGCATTCAAACAGCCATCTAT GCCACTCGCTCTGGGGGAGTAGTGGTGTTGGTGGGGCTCGGTGCTAGCATGACCACAGTGCCTCTCCTCAATGCAGCGGTCAGAGAAGTGGACATCAGAGGCGTGTTCCGCTACTGTAACAC TTCCTGCCCTGAAAATGCCAAGGCTAATGATGTCTGA
- the sord gene encoding sorbitol dehydrogenase isoform X1, whose amino-acid sequence MDPDNLSVVLHAKGDLRLEQRPIPEPGPDEVLLQMHSVGICGSDVHYWVHGRIGDFVLKEPMVLGHEASGRVVRVGTGVTHLKPVFYHFLPLKGDRVAIEPGVPREMDEFFKSGHYNLSPSIFFCATPPDNGNLCRYYIHKASFCYRLPDNVTYEEGALIEPLSVGIHACRRAGITLGSLVLICGAGPIGLVSLLVAKAMGASQVVISDLSADRLAKAKELGADILLPVKREDLPEEMAKRVESMLGGMPHVSIECTGVESSIQTAIYATRSGGVVVLVGLGASMTTVPLLNAAVREVDIRGVFRYCNTWPTAIAMLASKRVNVKPLVTHRFPLEQAVQAFETTRQGLGVKVMLKCDKNDQNP is encoded by the exons ATGGACCCCGACAACCTCTCCGTGGTTTTGCACGCAAAAGGCGATCTGAGGCTG GAGCAGCGCCCGATCCCAGAGCCTGGACCAGACG AGGTGCTGCTCCAGATGCACTCTGTGGGCATCTGTGGCTCTGATGTGCACTACTGGGTGCACGGGCGGATTGGAGATTTTGTCCTGAAGGAGCCAATGGTGTTGGGGCACGAGGCCTCTGGCCGCGTGGTCAGAGTGGGCACAGGAGTGACCCACCTCAAACCAG TCTTTTATCACTTCTTGCCACTCAAAGGGGACAGGGTGGCTATTGAACCTGGAGTGCCCCGCGAAATGGACGAGTTCTTCAAATCTGGCCACTACAACTTGTCACCGTCCATATTCTTCTGCGCCACACCGCCGGATAATGGGAACCTTTGTAGATACTACATACATAAAGCCAGCTTCTGCTACAG ACTCCCTGATAATGTGACCTATGAGGAAGGAGCGCTCATTGAGCCGTTGTCTGTGGGGATCCACGCCTGCAGGAGAGCCGGCATCACCCTGGGCAGCTTGGTGCTCATCTGCGGAGCAG GACCAATTGGGCTGGTCAGTCTGTTGGTGGCTAAAGCTATGGGTGCATCTCAAGTGGTAATAAGTG ATCTTTCTGCTGATAGACTGGCCAAGGCTAAGGAATTAGGTGCTGACATCCTGCTTCCTGTGAAGAGAGAGGATCTACCAGAGGAAATGGCTAAACGTGTGGAGAGCATGCTGGGTGGAATGCCTCACGTCAGCATAGAGTGCACCGGCGTAGAGAGCAGCATTCAAACAGCCATCTAT GCCACTCGCTCTGGGGGAGTAGTGGTGTTGGTGGGGCTCGGTGCTAGCATGACCACAGTGCCTCTCCTCAATGCAGCGGTCAGAGAAGTGGACATCAGAGGCGTGTTCCGCTACTGTAACAC ATGGCCTACGGCAATTGCAATGCTGGCTTCCAAGCGGGTCAATGTGAAGCCCCTGGTCACCCACCGCTTCCCGCTGGAGCAGGCTGTGCAGGCGTTTGAGACGACGAGACAGGGACTCGGTGTCAAAGTCATGCTGAAGTGCGACAAAAATGACCAGAACCCATAA